Within Ovis aries strain OAR_USU_Benz2616 breed Rambouillet chromosome 3, ARS-UI_Ramb_v3.0, whole genome shotgun sequence, the genomic segment aaattctgagagagatgggaataccagatcacctaacctgactcttgagaaatctgatgaaggtcaggaagcataGGCAGAACTGAACATgcaacaacagaccggttccaaatagggaaagaagcatgtcaaggctgtatattgtcaccctgcttatttaacttctatgcagagtacatcatgagaaacaccaggctggatgaagcacaagctggattcaagactgtgggagaaatatcaatagcctcagatatgcagatggcaccaccctaatggcagaaagtgaagaactaaagagcctcttgatgaaagtgaaacaggagagtgaaaaaactggcttaaaactcaacattcaaaaaactaagatcatggcatctggtcccatcacttcatgggaaatagatgaggaaatagtagaaacagtgtcagacttcattttggggggctccaaaatcactgcagatggtgactgcagtcatgaaattaaaagacgcttgctccttggaagttatgaccaacctagacagcatatttaaaagcagagacattactttgccaacaaagtctgtcaagtctaagttatggtttttccagtagtcatgtatggatgtgagagttggactataaagaaggctgagcaccgaagaattgatgcttttgaactgtggtgttggagaagactcttgagagtccctttgactacaaggagatccaaccagttcatcctaaaggaaatcagtcctgaatattcattggaaggaccgatactgaaactgaaactccaatgctttggccatctgatctgaagaactgactcatttgaaaggatcgtgatgctgggaaagactgaaggcaggagaagaaggggacgacagagggtgagatgattggatggcattactgactttaTGGACGTGagattgagtgaactctgggagttggtgatggacagggaggcctgacgtgctgtagtccatggggttgcaaacagtcagacatgactgagcaactgaattgaactgaactggaccagAATTAAGTGCAAATCCATAAGGTCCTCCCTTGTGATGATGTTGCCACCTGGAAGGTGTGCCAACCAGATTGATTAGGGGATGTAGTTAGGGGAAAGTAAAATGTCATTCCCAAGAATAATCTAGATGGAATCTTGGGTTTTCCAAGTAGATGTGTATATCTCTCTATCCCCAAACCCCTTATTCTGATGACTAccaggaagaaatgaaaggagaTAACTCCTTTCTAGAAAGAGTTGGATTCAGTGACTACATCCTTAAACTAGGTCCCAGGGATCTGGAAGAGATGAGAGAGATGAAATCTGACTTTTGCTCATCAGTTTGCCCAACAAATGTGGTCAAATTGCAGTTTCTCCAAAGAGCTGAACACTTGCCAGAGATTAGTATCTAGAACCAAAATAGTGTAGATGCAACCAACTGATCCCTAACTTGAAATATTGGCAAAAATATGTGGAAatgctgaatagacattttttaaaaaagcatgcagATGGACAACTGGCGCATGAAAAGATAACTCAAAATTGTAATTACTGGAGAGATGCAAACTAatactgcaatgagatatcaatTCACACATTTTAGAGTGACTATTATaagaaaagacaacaaataacaagtgatGTGGAGAAAGAACAATTGTGACttattagtgggaatgtaaatgatGTAGCCACTATGGGAAATACTATAAAGttcacaaagaaattaaaaatggaactactatatgacctagaaattccacttcttggcatttatctgaagaaaattactcattcaaaaagatataaGGGCCCCCATGTTAACTACAGCATAATTTACCACCACCAAGTTATGACCATCATGGATGAATGGATATTCAAAACTTAATGAAGAGATGGTCATTTCTCCATTGtaccttcttccttcctttgtgcatgcatgcctgcagtctaagtcacttcagtcacatccaactctttgtgactccatgggctgtagtccaccaggctcctctgcccatggaattctccaggcatgacaacccactccagtattcttgcctggaagaagggaacttcccaaccccaggatagAACCCGCAtcatttatgtctcctgcactggcaagcaagtCTTTTACCACCAGTGTTATCTGAGaagccctcttccttcctttgttgTAAACTAATTGCCCATAGATGAGTTAgtgtatttctgggctctttattctgttccattgatctatgtgtctgtttttgtgtccatAGCACATTGTTTTCATTACTGTGGCTTTGAAGTATAGTCTGAAACATGGAAGAGTTATACTTCCAGCTTTGATCTCTTTCTCAGGATCATTTTGCAATTATGGGTCTGTTTTGGGTCCATATAAACATTAAGAGTATTtatcctagttctgtgaaaaatatggatATTTTGATTTTGtcattcaattgctcagtcatgttcaactcttcatgaccccatggattgcaacatgccaggtttccttgtccttcactatctcctggagtttgctcaaactcatgtccatcgagttgatgatgccatccaacaaactcatcctctgccatcactTTGTCcccgtgccctcaatctttcccagcatcagggtcttttccaatgcttggcatcaagtggccaaagtattgtaactttagcttcagcatcagtccttccaaagaatattcagggttgacttcctttaagattgactggtttgatcttgctgtcaaagggactctcaagagtcttctccactacatagtttgaaaacatcagttctttagtgctcagtaTTCTtgatggttcaactctcacatccatacatgctactggtaaaaccatagctttgacctatatggacttttgtcagcaaagtgatgtctctgctttttaatacactgtctaggttttcatagcttttattccaaggaacaagcgtcttttaatttcatggctgcagtcatcattctcagtgattttggagcccaagaaaataaagtctctcactgtttccattgtttcccccatctatttgccatgaagtgattggacccaATGACATGATATTAGtgttttgaatggtgagttttaagccagctttttcactctcttctttcaccttcatcaagaggctctttagttcttcttcactttctgccataagaatgatgttatctgcatatctgaggttattgatatttctcctggcaatcttgattccagcttgtgcttcattcagcccatcatttgcatgatgaactctgcatattagctaaataagcagggtgacaatatacagccttaatgtactcctttcccaattttgaaccagttgtttgctccatgcccagttctaactattgcttcttgacctgcatacaggtttctcaggaggcaggtaaggtggtctgctattcccatctcttttcagaattttccacagtttgttgtgatccacacagtcaaaggccttagcatattcaatgaagcagatgtctttctgaaattccattgccttttctatgatccaacggctgttggcaatttgatccctggttcctctgccttttctaaatccagcctgtacatATGGAACTTCTCAGTtaacgtactgttgaaacctagcttgaagggttttgagcattacatGCTAGGATGTGAAATGAGTACGGTTGTATAGTAGTTTAaacactctttggcattacccttgtttgggactggaatgaaaactgatctatTTTAATAGGGAATCATTGAATCTGGGTACTATGGTCACTTTCACAGTATTAATTATTCTAATCCAGAAAGTTATTTAAGCTTTAAATAGGCTAAAGATTGTTACTCATAAGTGAGTATGATAATAACCTGTCTTATGCTGTTTTCAAGATGCAGGCTAGTACATTTCATAAACCTGGCCATTGTAAGCAATTAGTTAATGTTAGCAATAATTTATCTGGTTATTGCAAGGCAGGAATGCCTTAACATCTCTAGAGTTTCTTCAATCTGTTTCTAAAAATATACCAGAAGTCCAAGCCTGGTTGAAAATTTGAAACTATCAATGTGTGTAGTTTAAGAAATGCATTAAATTGGTTTGTTTCAAATTTCTATTCAGAATTCAAACTTGGAATCCACTACAGAAAAGGTGATTAGGTGATCAAATCTAGGTGGGGTACTAAACTCTGCATAGAATATACACCAAACTGAATCTCTAAATTTATGAATGGTGGAAAGGAACAAGGAAAATTGAAGTCCCACTTTGTCTTCCTCTgaggcaatttttaaaggaaatcaacagagTCACCAAATCAAAAGGCAAATGAATATGATCACATATAAGAGATGTATATGTGATTTTAGCATGAGGAGAAAGTAGAAGTGAAAGTTAGACTAGGATTTTTAGGCAAGTCACAATGAACATTGTAAGTCATGTAAGATAGTAATATTATGTAGAACACAAACATAGAAGAGATGTACAACACACTTCACACttcttgatttattttacttataaactCAAGAATGTCACTAATGTTGTTCACTTCATTGAGAAAGCCTCAATATTTTTGATCATGAGCTTAAAAGCATATTTCACTTGTCTGTTTCTCAGTGTATAAATAAAAGGATTCAACATGGGGGCAACAGAAGTACTGAGCAGAGCTATCCCTTTATTTAAAGACACTCTTTGCTTGGCAGAGGGTTTCACATACATGAAGATGCAACTTCCATAAGAAATGGACACAACCACCATGTGAGAAGAACATGTAGAAAAGGCTTTCCTCCTCTTTTGAGAAGAAGGTATCTTCAGAATAGTCCTAATGATGTTTGTGTAGGAGAGAATCACTAACACCAGAGTAACCAGGAGAGTTAGAATGGCTGAGAGAAGCatcattatttctactttatcTGTGTCTGTGCAAGAGAGTTGTAATATAGGAGAtacatcacagaagaaatgatcTACAGTGTTGGCTGCACAGAAATCAAGCTGGAGACCCACGAGGAGTGGTGGAAAATTATTATGAAACCAGCCAACCATGATGCAAAGACCAGTAAGTTGCACACTCTGTCACTCATGATGGTCATGTAATGCAGGGGTTTgcagatggccacgtagcggtcATAGGACATGGCAGCCAGAAGAAAAAATTCGGTTGCACCCAAGAGAATAGTAAAAAACAGCTGCGCTGCACAATTGTTGTAAGAAATGGTCTTATCACCTGTTGCCATACTGACAAGAAATTTGGGGATGCAGACAGTTGTGAATGAGATttctaaaaatgagaaatttcgaagaaagaaatacatgggTGTCTTGAGGTGTGAATATAGCAGGGTAAGGGTGATGATGATTAGATTTCCAGTGACGCTcaataagtaagtaaaaaaaaggagaagaaaaataaccaCCTGTAATTGTGGATCATTGCTTAGTCCAAGAAGAATAAAGGTTGTTACTGTTGTGTGGTTTCTCATCGCtgacttctatttaaaaaaagaaagaagaatcaaaaagGAATAACAGCCTATAAAAATGTACTCGTATAATTTTTACTCAAAATTTCACTGAGTGCAATTTGtgaggttttttggtttgttttctcaaGTGTCATAAATTCATGTGTTCCCAAAGGAAAACACAGTACATTGATaatcatataaaaatagaaacaaagagaaaaaaatcgtATCTTAacttatattttctgtattttc encodes:
- the LOC101119548 gene encoding LOW QUALITY PROTEIN: olfactory receptor 6C74 (The sequence of the model RefSeq protein was modified relative to this genomic sequence to represent the inferred CDS: inserted 1 base in 1 codon), producing MRNHTTVTTFILLGLSNDPQLQVVIFLLLFFTYLLSVTGNLIIITLTLLYSHLKTPMYFFLRNFSFLEISFTTVCIPKFLVSMATGDKTISYNNCAAQLFFTILLGATEFFLLAAMSYDRYVAICKPLHYMTIMSDRVCNLLVFASWLAGFIIIXPPLLVGLQLDFCAANTVDHFFCDVSPILQLSCTDTDKVEIMMLLSAILTLLVTLVLVILSYTNIIRTILKIPSSQKRRKAFSTCSSHMVVVSISYGSCIFMYVKPSAKQRVSLNKGIALLSTSVAPMLNPFIYTLRNRQVKYAFKLMIKNIEAFSMK